The region TCCCCTTCGTCTCCTCTTGAGGGGCACTTTGCCCGATAAGCTGTGTAATTAGCTTATAATACGCATTCGCCATCATCCAGATGCTTTCATTTTCATCTTCAAAAAAGTCGATATTGAAGCCATCAAGTTTATTATTAAGAGCCTTTATATAATCTTTAAGAACTGCTGATCCACCACCGACAAAATAGCAGATTTCCGATTGGGAATTCTTTTGCCATACATTGCGAAGATATCTGTATTCTTTCTTGGCAAGTTCCAGCAAAATCCGATCAGTAATATCGTGTACGTTTGTCCGACTTCCTTTTACCATGATATGGTGACGATCATTTTTTCTGGTTATGATATCGACTACATCGCGCCTGCTATCCAGTTCAACTCCATGTTTGGAACGTATTTCTTCACGAATCTCCTCCAATGATTCAGCGACACCCAAATGAAAGCCTTGTGCCTTATCATCATCGACATTACGGTTACGGATTACGGCAATATCTGTGGAAAGGCCGCCAATATCCTGAATCAAAATTTGCTTATCAATCAGATCCTTATTAATTACGTTCAGTTCATTGTCCATAATTAAATTGACATATGCACCAAAGCCTTCCGGATAAACTTTCACTTCATCAAATTTAATGTTGACCTTTTTACCTTGGTGTT is a window of Virgibacillus ihumii DNA encoding:
- a CDS encoding ParM/StbA family protein, translating into MAKSRIAAVDVGNDALKANFGKMENSVYIPNVIARDIEDRPVIGIEDLDEKEPLDNLHIRVHSPALEENNAIYRVGNLATKTNNSTELDPGSSKSESDQTLIMLFASIALDAVSGETFKAGKNDVIDANYTLGTGLPLREVKEGKDVGYRSQLLGSVHQVEFLVTPKHQGKKVNIKFDEVKVYPEGFGAYVNLIMDNELNVINKDLIDKQILIQDIGGLSTDIAVIRNRNVDDDKAQGFHLGVAESLEEIREEIRSKHGVELDSRRDVVDIITRKNDRHHIMVKGSRTNVHDITDRILLELAKKEYRYLRNVWQKNSQSEICYFVGGGSAVLKDYIKALNNKLDGFNIDFFEDENESIWMMANAYYKLITQLIGQSAPQEETKGKTAASKEK